A single window of Ignavibacteriales bacterium DNA harbors:
- a CDS encoding alpha-N-arabinofuranosidase yields the protein MMNRVLSVAAIAFLSTTLLVSQPRETKITLNIDQSRDTISRHIYGQFSEHLGHGIYGGIWVGENSTIPNTRGIRNDVVAALKRMHIPNLRWPGGCFADEYHWVDGIGPRDKRPRMVNTHWGGVVEDNSFGTHEFMDLCELLGTEPYICGNLGSGSVEEMSKWVEYLTFDGESPMAKLRAQNGRDKPWKVKFWGVGNENWGCGGNMTAAFYADQYRRYATYCRDYGSNRLLKIAGGPSSGDFPWMETLMKNVPIGMVGGVSLHHYTVPKSWSDKGSATSFTEAEYFATMEKAIRMEDLVTRHSRIMDIYDPGKRVGLMVDEWGTWYNVEPGTNPGFLYQQNTVRDALTAAINLNIFNNHCDRVRMANIAQTVNVLQSLILTDGPKIVLTPTFYVYELYTVHHDAVLIPLDFHSPTYELNGKSIPVVSASASKDGRGRVHVSLVNVNPNSSLKVTCEIRGASVNDASGKIITADAVNSCNTSEVPNTVVTRPFTAFKLDGNMLTVEMPAKSIVMLEMK from the coding sequence ATGATGAATCGCGTCTTGTCCGTAGCCGCTATTGCTTTTCTTTCCACCACCCTGCTCGTTAGCCAACCACGCGAAACAAAGATCACTCTGAACATTGATCAAAGTAGAGACACAATCAGCCGTCACATCTACGGTCAGTTCTCCGAACACCTCGGGCATGGCATCTACGGGGGAATCTGGGTTGGTGAGAACTCAACGATTCCAAACACGCGGGGGATTCGAAACGACGTCGTCGCCGCGTTGAAGCGAATGCATATCCCGAATCTGCGCTGGCCGGGGGGCTGTTTCGCCGATGAATACCATTGGGTGGACGGGATTGGCCCGAGAGACAAGCGCCCCAGAATGGTCAATACACACTGGGGAGGTGTGGTCGAGGATAACAGCTTCGGAACGCATGAGTTCATGGATTTGTGTGAGCTGCTTGGAACGGAACCGTACATTTGTGGAAACCTGGGAAGTGGATCGGTTGAAGAGATGTCGAAGTGGGTTGAATACCTGACGTTTGACGGAGAAAGCCCGATGGCCAAGCTCCGGGCGCAGAACGGGAGAGATAAACCGTGGAAGGTGAAGTTTTGGGGAGTGGGAAATGAGAACTGGGGCTGTGGCGGAAACATGACGGCTGCATTCTATGCGGATCAGTACCGGCGCTATGCGACCTATTGTCGTGATTATGGATCGAACCGGCTTCTGAAGATCGCGGGAGGGCCGAGCTCGGGGGATTTCCCGTGGATGGAGACTCTCATGAAGAACGTTCCAATAGGGATGGTCGGTGGAGTCTCTCTGCATCACTATACTGTGCCAAAGTCGTGGAGCGACAAAGGATCGGCGACTTCGTTCACAGAAGCTGAGTACTTCGCAACGATGGAAAAGGCCATTCGTATGGAAGATTTGGTCACGCGGCACTCGAGGATCATGGATATCTACGACCCGGGAAAGAGGGTGGGACTGATGGTCGATGAGTGGGGAACATGGTACAACGTGGAACCCGGAACGAATCCCGGTTTCCTCTACCAGCAAAACACGGTTCGTGATGCATTGACTGCGGCAATCAACCTGAACATATTCAACAACCATTGTGACCGCGTCAGAATGGCGAACATTGCGCAGACCGTGAACGTCTTGCAGTCGCTGATATTGACAGACGGACCGAAAATTGTGTTGACACCGACGTTCTATGTCTATGAGCTCTACACGGTGCACCATGATGCCGTGCTGATTCCGCTGGACTTTCATTCGCCGACGTACGAACTCAATGGAAAGAGCATACCCGTCGTCAGCGCATCCGCGTCGAAGGATGGCCGGGGTCGCGTTCACGTCTCTCTGGTAAACGTCAATCCGAATTCCTCACTGAAAGTGACGTGCGAGATCAGGGGAGCCAGTGTGAATGATGCATCAGGCAAAATAATAACGGCGGATGCTGTCAATTCCTGCAATACATCAGAAGTTCCGAACACGGTGGTAACCCGGCCATTCACTGCCTTCAAGCTTGATGGCAACATGCTGACAGTCGAGATGCCGGCCAAATCGATCGTCATGCTCGAAATGAAATGA
- the gltX gene encoding glutamate--tRNA ligase, with the protein MSSQIRVRFAPSPTGYLHVGGLRTALYNYLFARRNGGKLVLRIEDTDQARRVEGAMENLISTLGWAGVHYDEGPDRPGPCGPYVQSQRLDIYNRHAKELVEKGEAYHCFCSSERLEEVRQRQTAAKERATYDRRCRDLGKDEVESRLRAGERNVIRMKIPLSGALTFNDLIRGDVSIAYEVLDDQVLLKSDGFPTYHLAVVVDDHLMEISHVIRGEEWLPSTPKHILLYQFFGWELPQFAHLPLLLNPDKSKLSKRQGDVAVEDYKAKGYLKEAIINFIAFLGWNPGDERELFMMDDLVKEFSLERVGKSGAVFNVEKLDWLNFQHLRKKPDEEVLGLVKEFLASSSFAGTQFSDSYLMSVIAAMRERASFVKDFVEKCPYFYQAPDQYDPDVVKKRWKPESAVQLQALGSNFAGLSSPAKEDYETALHQTADVLIVKHSELIHPLRLAVSGLGAGPGLYDILFILGKDEVIRRIQTAIQHLK; encoded by the coding sequence ATGAGCAGCCAGATCAGAGTCAGGTTCGCGCCAAGTCCAACCGGATATCTCCACGTGGGAGGATTGCGGACTGCCCTCTACAACTATCTTTTCGCCCGGCGCAACGGGGGTAAACTCGTTCTTCGCATCGAGGATACTGACCAGGCCCGCAGGGTGGAGGGAGCAATGGAGAACCTCATCTCGACGTTGGGATGGGCGGGTGTCCACTATGACGAAGGGCCGGATCGTCCGGGTCCATGTGGTCCGTATGTCCAGTCGCAGCGGCTCGACATCTATAATCGTCATGCGAAGGAGCTTGTTGAAAAGGGGGAAGCGTATCATTGCTTCTGCTCGTCCGAACGGTTGGAAGAGGTCCGTCAACGCCAAACTGCCGCGAAGGAACGAGCCACCTACGACCGGCGATGCCGTGATCTGGGTAAGGACGAAGTCGAAAGCCGGCTGCGCGCCGGCGAGAGAAATGTGATCAGGATGAAGATTCCGTTGAGCGGAGCGCTGACCTTCAACGACCTGATCCGAGGCGATGTTTCCATAGCGTATGAAGTTCTGGATGACCAGGTACTCCTGAAATCGGACGGGTTCCCGACGTACCACCTGGCCGTTGTGGTAGACGATCATCTCATGGAAATCAGCCACGTGATCAGGGGAGAGGAGTGGCTCCCGAGCACACCGAAGCACATCCTGCTCTATCAGTTTTTCGGCTGGGAACTCCCCCAGTTTGCGCATCTGCCGCTGCTCTTGAATCCGGACAAGAGCAAGCTCAGCAAGCGGCAGGGAGACGTCGCTGTTGAGGACTACAAGGCGAAAGGGTATCTGAAGGAGGCGATCATCAACTTCATCGCCTTCTTGGGCTGGAACCCGGGGGATGAGCGCGAGCTCTTCATGATGGATGATTTGGTTAAGGAGTTTTCGCTGGAACGCGTTGGAAAATCGGGTGCTGTGTTCAATGTCGAAAAACTCGATTGGCTGAACTTCCAGCATCTACGGAAGAAGCCGGATGAGGAGGTGCTCGGCCTCGTGAAGGAGTTCCTCGCGAGCTCCTCGTTTGCCGGCACGCAATTCAGCGACTCGTACCTTATGAGTGTGATCGCCGCAATGCGGGAGAGGGCATCGTTCGTGAAGGACTTTGTCGAGAAATGCCCCTATTTCTATCAGGCTCCCGATCAATACGATCCGGATGTTGTGAAGAAGAGATGGAAACCGGAATCGGCCGTTCAGTTGCAGGCGCTGGGCAGCAACTTCGCCGGCTTGAGTTCGCCGGCAAAAGAAGATTACGAAACTGCGCTGCATCAGACAGCTGATGTATTGATCGTGAAGCATAGCGAACTGATTCACCCGCTGCGCCTGGCTGTGTCTGGCCTGGGAGCAGGTCCCGGGTTGTATGACATTCTGTTCATCCTGGGAAAGGATGAAGTCATCCGTAGAATTCAAACAGCAATCCAACACCTGAAATAG
- a CDS encoding glutamine--tRNA ligase/YqeY domain fusion protein encodes METTKNPEENKTTPELPVRRNFVREIIDDDLRTNKFEGRVHTRFPPEPNGYLHIGHAKSICLNFGLARDYKGFCNLRFDDTNPSKEEQEYVDSIEHDVRWLGFDWENRLFYASDYFGQLHEYAVQLIRKGKAYVCDLNADQMREHRGTLTAPGKDSPYRNRTIEENLELFERMRKGEFPDGSRTLRAKVDMASPNLNMRDPVMYRILRSTHHRTGDTWCIYPMYDWAHGQSDSIERITHSICTLEFEDHRPLYDWFVEQLGIYHPQQIEFARLNLTYTVMSKRKLLQLVEEQRVNGWDDPRMPTISGLRRRGYTPESIRMFADKIGVAKSESTVDVAFLEDCVRDDLNRRSLRVMSVLHPVKLVLENYPDGLVEELDAVNNPEDPSAGSRKVPFSKVLYIEQDDFMENPPKKFFRLSPGTEVRLRYAYIIKCESVVKDETGRITELRCTYDPETKSGSPQSARKVKGTIHWVSAPHALDAEVRLYDRLFNVENPGGDDWRDHINPHALEVLKACKVEPSLAAANPLDRFQFERLGYFCADDDSKRGNLVFNRTVTLRDTWAKIAKM; translated from the coding sequence ATGGAAACAACCAAGAATCCAGAGGAGAACAAGACAACGCCGGAACTTCCCGTCCGGAGAAACTTCGTACGCGAGATCATCGATGATGACCTGAGAACGAACAAGTTCGAAGGACGTGTCCATACGCGGTTCCCGCCAGAGCCAAACGGCTATCTGCACATCGGACACGCGAAGTCCATTTGCCTCAACTTTGGACTTGCCCGCGACTACAAGGGATTCTGCAATCTCCGCTTTGACGACACAAACCCGTCGAAAGAGGAGCAGGAGTACGTGGATTCGATCGAGCACGATGTGCGCTGGCTCGGCTTCGATTGGGAGAATCGGCTGTTCTACGCTTCAGACTACTTCGGCCAGCTGCATGAGTATGCCGTCCAATTGATCAGGAAAGGCAAGGCATACGTCTGCGACCTGAATGCTGATCAGATGCGCGAACACCGCGGCACGCTGACAGCGCCGGGCAAGGATAGCCCGTACCGGAATCGTACGATCGAGGAGAATCTCGAGCTGTTCGAACGAATGCGAAAAGGGGAATTCCCGGATGGCTCGCGGACTTTGCGCGCGAAGGTCGACATGGCGTCGCCAAACCTGAATATGCGTGATCCGGTCATGTATCGGATCCTTCGTTCCACGCACCATCGCACGGGTGATACCTGGTGCATCTATCCGATGTATGACTGGGCGCACGGTCAGAGCGATTCCATCGAGAGAATTACGCATTCTATTTGCACGCTCGAATTCGAAGATCACCGGCCGCTGTATGATTGGTTCGTCGAGCAGCTCGGAATCTATCATCCGCAGCAAATCGAGTTTGCAAGGTTGAACCTGACCTATACGGTCATGAGCAAGCGAAAACTCCTCCAGCTTGTAGAGGAGCAACGCGTCAACGGATGGGATGATCCCCGCATGCCAACGATTTCCGGCCTTCGCCGGCGCGGCTACACGCCTGAGTCAATTCGCATGTTCGCAGACAAGATCGGCGTTGCAAAGAGCGAGAGCACCGTGGACGTGGCGTTCCTTGAAGACTGTGTCAGGGATGACCTGAACAGACGCTCATTGCGGGTAATGTCCGTTCTCCATCCCGTGAAGCTCGTCCTGGAAAACTATCCCGACGGGCTTGTTGAAGAGCTGGATGCGGTCAATAATCCGGAGGATCCTTCGGCGGGATCCCGCAAAGTTCCATTTTCGAAGGTCCTGTATATCGAGCAGGATGATTTCATGGAGAATCCTCCCAAGAAATTCTTCCGCCTCTCGCCCGGGACGGAAGTGCGTCTGCGGTACGCGTACATCATCAAGTGCGAGAGTGTTGTGAAGGACGAGACGGGCCGGATCACGGAGCTACGCTGTACCTACGATCCGGAGACGAAGAGCGGTTCGCCACAAAGCGCACGGAAGGTAAAAGGGACGATCCATTGGGTCTCAGCACCACACGCACTTGATGCAGAAGTCCGGCTGTACGACAGGCTGTTCAATGTTGAGAATCCCGGAGGAGATGATTGGAGAGATCACATCAATCCGCATGCTCTTGAAGTGCTGAAGGCGTGCAAAGTGGAGCCGAGCCTCGCTGCGGCCAATCCGCTGGACCGCTTCCAATTCGAGCGGTTGGGATACTTTTGCGCGGATGATGATTCGAAGAGGGGAAACCTGGTCTTTAACCGGACTGTCACGCTGCGCGACACGTGGGCAAAAATCGCGAAGATGTAG
- the folB gene encoding dihydroneopterin aldolase codes for MPRRKKSSEDVIRLHNAVFYAYHGVLSDEQTLGGKFEVDVDLHVDLARGARTDDLQRTVNYERVYDSIKQLVLGKKYRLIEALAETIADGLLDEFKKLEKVVVRVRKPSAPVKGVIDHVEVEIARTRK; via the coding sequence ATGCCCCGACGCAAGAAATCATCCGAAGACGTCATACGGCTCCATAACGCCGTCTTCTATGCGTACCACGGTGTCCTTTCCGACGAGCAGACGCTTGGGGGCAAGTTCGAGGTGGACGTCGATCTGCATGTCGATCTCGCACGGGGAGCGCGGACAGACGATCTGCAGCGTACGGTCAACTACGAGCGGGTCTATGACTCCATCAAGCAGCTTGTCCTTGGCAAGAAATACAGGTTGATCGAAGCGCTGGCGGAGACGATTGCTGACGGCCTGCTGGATGAGTTCAAGAAACTGGAAAAGGTCGTGGTGCGCGTTCGCAAGCCAAGCGCTCCTGTGAAAGGTGTGATAGACCACGTGGAAGTGGAGATCGCCCGGACGAGGAAGTGA
- the folK gene encoding 2-amino-4-hydroxy-6-hydroxymethyldihydropteridine diphosphokinase: protein MGRVLISLGSNLGDRIGFLRKAVEALGQVPGFRIVSVSSIYETEPVGKKDQPQFLNAAVEIESMLSPDSLLVNCKHIERRVGRTPSEKWGPREIDLDLIYVGDLVVRSPMLTLPHPEVAGRRFVLTPLAEIAPGFVDPLRKCTLSELLSGCSDTCSVVKASSAILSSTAEN from the coding sequence ATGGGCCGCGTGCTCATTTCGCTGGGCTCGAACCTCGGAGACCGCATCGGGTTTCTCCGGAAAGCGGTTGAGGCTCTGGGTCAGGTGCCAGGGTTCAGGATTGTCAGCGTTTCATCGATCTACGAAACGGAACCGGTAGGGAAGAAGGACCAGCCGCAGTTCTTGAATGCCGCGGTCGAGATTGAAAGCATGCTTTCTCCGGACAGCCTCCTGGTGAATTGTAAGCACATCGAACGGCGGGTAGGCCGCACGCCATCGGAGAAATGGGGACCCAGAGAGATCGATCTCGATCTCATCTACGTTGGGGATCTCGTTGTCAGAAGCCCGATGTTGACACTTCCGCATCCTGAAGTCGCCGGTCGGAGATTTGTCCTGACTCCCCTGGCCGAGATTGCGCCCGGGTTCGTCGATCCGCTTCGCAAATGCACGCTGAGCGAGTTGCTTTCTGGTTGTTCCGACACGTGCTCGGTTGTCAAGGCATCATCAGCCATTCTATCTTCAACAGCGGAGAATTGA
- a CDS encoding deoxynucleoside kinase produces the protein MQAPGSDIRHIAIEGVIGAGKTTLSQKLSDRLGARLVLERFEENPFLPKFYEDPEHYAFQTQIFFLLSRYKQQQDLFQADLFHDFLISDYIFEKDKIFAYLTLADEELKLYETLLTAIERNVPTPDLVVYLQCSVERLMNNIRYRGRKMEENISEDYIRDLNEAYNYFFFRYKATPLLIVKATDIDFVGNNDDFEDLVEQILRPNKAPVEYYNPVRRK, from the coding sequence TTGCAGGCTCCTGGTTCCGATATTCGGCACATCGCTATTGAGGGGGTCATCGGCGCAGGCAAGACAACGCTTTCCCAGAAGTTGTCGGATCGGCTCGGGGCGCGGCTTGTACTCGAACGCTTTGAGGAAAACCCGTTCCTGCCCAAGTTCTATGAAGATCCGGAACATTACGCGTTTCAGACCCAGATTTTCTTTCTTCTCAGCCGCTACAAACAGCAGCAGGATTTGTTCCAGGCTGACCTGTTCCACGATTTCTTGATTTCGGATTACATCTTCGAGAAAGACAAGATCTTCGCCTATCTCACGCTTGCCGACGAAGAACTGAAACTGTATGAGACGCTCCTCACCGCCATCGAGCGAAACGTCCCGACTCCCGACCTCGTCGTGTATCTCCAGTGCAGCGTCGAACGGCTGATGAACAACATCCGGTATCGGGGCCGGAAGATGGAGGAGAATATCTCGGAAGACTATATCCGGGATCTCAACGAGGCATACAATTATTTCTTTTTCCGCTACAAAGCCACTCCGCTGCTTATCGTCAAGGCGACTGACATCGATTTCGTCGGGAACAACGACGATTTCGAAGATCTGGTTGAGCAAATCCTCCGTCCCAACAAGGCCCCGGTGGAATACTACAACCCGGTCAGGAGGAAATAG
- the asnS gene encoding asparagine--tRNA ligase — translation MKRVYIADLDKHVGEEVLLRGWLYHKRSSGKVRFLLLRDGTGILQGVMVKGGVSEAVFANFDTLTQESSFSMTGKIRKDDRAPGGYEMEVSDVGVIAVAHEYPITPKEHGIEFLADRRHLWLRSSRQHAIMRVRHRIIKAIRDFYDGRGFVLVDSPILTPAACEGTSTLFETEYFDLGKAYLTQSGQLYAEAGAMAFGKVYCFGPTFRAEKSKTRRHLTEFWMVEPEVAFNDLNDDMELAEEFLEYIVQTVLKDCEAELKVLERNTTLLQNVKKPLPRISYDEAVTILRSKGINFEWGNDFGGTDETVISEQFDRPVMVHRYPSEIKAFYMKRDPENPKVALAVDVLAPEGFGEIIGGSQREDDLDVLLQRIKDHNLPQEAFEWYLDLRRFGTVPHAGFGLGLERTVGWICGLDHVRETVPFPRLIYRLTP, via the coding sequence ATGAAACGCGTCTATATTGCAGACCTTGATAAGCACGTCGGCGAGGAAGTTCTACTCCGGGGCTGGCTGTACCACAAACGATCGAGCGGAAAGGTGCGCTTTCTGCTGCTCCGTGACGGAACCGGAATCCTGCAGGGTGTGATGGTGAAGGGGGGGGTAAGTGAGGCGGTCTTTGCGAACTTCGACACGCTCACGCAGGAATCCTCGTTTTCCATGACTGGAAAAATACGCAAGGATGACCGGGCTCCCGGAGGGTATGAAATGGAGGTGAGTGATGTCGGAGTCATAGCCGTCGCTCATGAGTATCCCATCACGCCAAAGGAGCACGGCATCGAGTTTCTGGCCGACCGCCGCCATCTCTGGCTCCGTTCCTCCCGTCAGCACGCGATCATGCGGGTGAGGCACCGGATCATCAAAGCGATCCGGGATTTCTACGACGGACGCGGCTTTGTGCTTGTCGATTCTCCGATCCTGACGCCTGCAGCATGTGAGGGAACGTCCACGCTGTTCGAGACGGAGTACTTCGATCTCGGCAAGGCGTATCTCACGCAGTCCGGGCAGCTCTATGCCGAAGCGGGAGCGATGGCGTTTGGAAAGGTGTATTGCTTCGGCCCGACGTTTCGGGCGGAGAAATCGAAGACACGCCGGCACCTGACGGAATTCTGGATGGTGGAGCCGGAAGTCGCGTTCAACGATCTGAATGACGATATGGAACTTGCCGAGGAGTTCCTCGAGTATATCGTCCAAACCGTCCTGAAGGACTGCGAAGCTGAACTGAAAGTGCTCGAACGGAATACGACGCTTCTCCAGAATGTGAAAAAACCTCTGCCCCGGATTTCCTATGATGAAGCTGTCACCATTCTCCGCTCGAAGGGGATCAATTTTGAATGGGGAAACGACTTCGGCGGAACGGACGAGACAGTGATTTCCGAGCAGTTCGATCGCCCCGTCATGGTCCATCGCTACCCTTCGGAGATTAAGGCGTTCTATATGAAGCGTGATCCTGAGAATCCAAAAGTAGCGCTCGCTGTCGATGTCCTAGCGCCGGAAGGATTTGGCGAGATCATCGGCGGCAGTCAGCGTGAGGATGATCTCGATGTGCTTCTTCAACGCATCAAAGATCACAACCTTCCCCAGGAAGCGTTCGAGTGGTATCTCGACCTGCGTCGCTTCGGCACCGTGCCGCACGCGGGCTTCGGCCTGGGTCTCGAACGGACAGTTGGGTGGATTTGCGGACTCGATCACGTCAGAGAAACGGTTCCATTCCCCCGTTTGATCTATCGATTAACCCCATAA